A portion of the Etheostoma cragini isolate CJK2018 chromosome 13, CSU_Ecrag_1.0, whole genome shotgun sequence genome contains these proteins:
- the spry4 gene encoding protein sprouty homolog 4: MESRVPHHIPGVSSSIISQPLLDSRVPYGRLQHPLTIYPIDQIKSSHVENDYIDSPAIISQQPPSQKSVNRRITWLGQNQEAFLGANHNHHHNHQHQHHQQGRCEPHPHQDNTTHPWISFSGRPSSISSSSSTSSDQRLLDHAAPNPTVDHHPNLHPHQGPVNTITTQTPGCFTSAESKVLTSSSSASSCSSSSKSPDLKSAKMPAGGVCTTGGQQGLALIPSSPAEKKHLILCEHCGKCRCTECTLPRTLPSCWVCNQECLCSAQSLVDTTTCMCLVKGIFYHCTEDEDDEGSCADKPCSCSQANCCARWSFMAALSVVLPCLVCYLPATGLAKLGQKCYDNVSRPGCRCKNSQGGVSAPMCKNGGMEAKVGTLEKQQQGS; encoded by the coding sequence ATGGAGTCCAGGGTTCCCCACCACATCCCCGGAGTGTCCTCCTCCATCATATCTCAGCCCCTGCTGGACAGTCGAGTGCCCTACGGCCGACTGCAGCACCCTCTAACCATCTACCCCATCGACCAGATAAAGTCCTCGCATGTGGAGAACGACTACATAGACAGCCCAGCCATCATATCCCAGCAGCCTCCGAGCCAGAAGTCTGTGAATCGAAGAATCACCTGGCTTGGTCAGAATCAGGAGGCCTTCCTGGGGGCAAACCACAACCATCATCACAATCACCAACACCAGCACCACCAGCAGGGCAGGTGCGAGCCCCACCCTCACCAGGATAACACTACTCACCCTTGGATTTCCTTTAGTGGGAGGCCCAGCTctatcagcagcagcagcagcacctcgTCGGATCAGAGGCTGCTGGACCACGCTGCGCCCAACCCAACAGTGGACCACCACCCAAACCTGCACCCACACCAGGGCCCCGTCAACACAATCACTACCCAAACTCCAGGGTGCTTCACTTCCGCTGAATCAAAAGTcctcacctcctcttcctctgcttcctcttgctcctcctcctctaaaTCGCCGGACCTCAAGTCTGCAAAGATGCCTGCAGGAGGCGTGTGCACCACTGGAGGCCAGCAGGGGTTGGCGCTGATCCCTTCCTCCCCGGCCGAGAAGAAGCATCTCATTCTCTGCGAGCACTGCGGGAAGTGTCGATGCACGGAGTGTACGCTCCCCCGAACCCTACCCTCTTGCTGGGTCTGCAACCAGGAGTGCCTGTGCTCTGCTCAGAGCCTGGTGGATACAACCACCTGCATGTGCCTGGTCAAAGGGATCTTCTACCACTGCACCGAGGATGAAGACGATGAGGGCTCCTGCGCCGACAAACCCTGCTCGTGCTCCCAGGCTAACTGTTGTGCACGCTGGTCCTTCATGGCTGCCCTTTCAGTTGTCCTGCCTTGCTTGGTCTGCTATCTGCCAGCTACAGGCCTGGCCAAACTGGGACAGAAGTGTTACGACAATGTTAGCAGGCCCGGCTGCCGCTGCAAGAACTCGCAGGGTGGTGTGAGTGCCCCTATGTGTAAAAACGGTGGCATGGAAGCAAAAGTTGGGACATTagagaagcagcagcaggggTCATGA